The following coding sequences lie in one Zingiber officinale cultivar Zhangliang chromosome 2B, Zo_v1.1, whole genome shotgun sequence genomic window:
- the LOC122045112 gene encoding uncharacterized protein LOC122045112 encodes MSWLSRSLANSLAPDHRSDGGEGSGGSSVAESRDDGRSFRSDKGSGVDEKEEDDDAGRGVKEDISELSQTLARQLWGVASFLAPLPQSAVDEAPPDPAVLSEAEQPTEEPDSAAVAGIRNDFAEIGGRFRSGISKISGNMGVSEISKFASNFLPFRDEEEEERAEEEEEDDRNFGSGAIGITDEVMSFVHNISMHAETWLDFPLLSDDEDSDDFHMSDAQLEHAYTIECFSPRLAALRIELCPNIMSEGSFWKTYFVLLHPRLNKQDAELLSTPQVVEARTMLLQKLQHQSKSDSPKLVDVSHGKSETSFPFSKPAITSKDAFDTFPSENPQTESLHEDRHPNPIIASWTATNQTVAEEKRQNKHLNKFNVASNISVEETDDDDWPEDEDGDTTPRIISIPIDEDVSFSDLEEEDEKYAPKALKT; translated from the exons ATGTCCTGGCTCTCGAGATCGCTGGCCAACTCTCTTGCCCCCGACCACCGTAGCGACGGCGGTGAAGGCAGCGGCGGCAGTAGCGTTGCGGAATCAAGGGACGATGGCAGATCTTTCCGATCGGACAAGGGAAGCggagtggacgagaaggaggaagatgatgaTGCCGGCCGGGGCGTCAAGGAAGACATTTCTGAGCTCTCCCAAACCCTAGCCCGCCAATTGTGGGGCGTCGCCTCTTTTCTTGCCCCTCTTCCCCAGTCCGCCGTCGATGAGGCCCCCCCTGATCCGGCTGTTCTCAGCGAGGCGGAGCAGCCGACGGAGGAACCTGATTCGGCAGCGGTAGCGGGAATCCGGAATGATTTCGCTGAGATTGGTGGGAGATTCAGGTCCGGGATATCCAAGATCTCCGGCAATATGGGCGTCTCGGAAATATCCAAGTTCGCCTCCAACTTCCTTCCATTCCGGgacgaagaagaggaggagcgggcagaggaggaggaagaagatgataggaACTTCGGTTCTGGAGCTATTGGTATTACGGATGAAGTGATGTCCTTTGTCCATAACATCTCGATGCATGCTGAGACATGGTTGGATTTCCCTCTCTTATCAGATGACGAAGATTCTGATG ATTTTCACATGTCTGATGCCCAACTTGAGCATGCATATACTATTGAATGCTTTTCACCAAGATTGGCTGCTTTAAGAATTGAACTTTGCCCTAATATCATGAGTGAAGGGAGCTTTTGGAAAACCTATTTTGTGCTTTTGCATCCTAGACTAAATAAGCAAGATGCAGAACTTCTCTCAACACCTCAG GTCGTGGAAGCCAGAACTATGTTGTTGCAGAAATTGCAGCATCAGAGCAAGTCAGATTCACCAAAACTGGTGGATGTTTCCCATGGGAAGTCTGAGACATCATTTCCATTTTCAAAGCCAGCCATAACCTCAAAGGATGCATTTGATACCTTTCCATCGGAGAACCCACAAACTGAATCCTTGCATGAGGATAGGCACCCAAACCCGATCATAGCAAGTTGGACAGCTACTAACCAAACTGTTGCTGAAGAGAAGAGACAGAATAAACACCTCAATAAGTTCAATGTTGCCTCCAACATCTCTGTTGAGGAGACAGATGATGATGACTGGCCAGAAGATGAGGATGGAGATACGACACCAAGGATCATCAGCATCCCTATCGATGAAGATGTGTCTTTTAGCGATctcgaggaagaagatgaaaaataTGCGCCGAAAGCTTTGAAAACATGA
- the LOC122048097 gene encoding zinc finger MYM-type protein 1-like, with protein sequence MEIDYRTRLTAMLDVTRFLLKQGLPFRGHDESTSSSNREITLAIINDIGDKFFSLMLDEARDSSVKEHMGVVLRYVNKEGCVIERFLAVVHVPDTSSHSLKMAIDTLFVQHGLSLSRLRGQGYDGASNMRGEFNGLKSLILQENPFAMYVHCFSHQLQLVLVAVAHDNFTMSEFFGYITMIVNISGASCQRRDQLRKIQHDKIIAKLESGEINSGKGKNQETSLARPGDTRWGSHYLTLLRLCSMWSSVIEVLGNIHDDASYSANKGVVAGLIENMESYQFVFVLHLMKYILGITNELSLSLQQGDQNIVQGMSLVRSVKCRLQDFREDGWQIILEQVNTFCELNMIPILDMEDNMLTRGHGRRRGQLITNFHHYRVVDLIIQEMNNRFSEVSTDLLGCISCLHPRNSFSQFDVHKLIHLADFYPEDFCGTDYLFLEQQLMSYFYNLRDDPYFSSIDDLGILAQKLVETEKHLVFPLVYRMIELTLVLPVATASVERVFSAMKTVKTDLRNRMGDEWMNDSLNAIASSYIDSSTVAVADFCANQEMKLTYGRKVMENQSSIKWDNGKTLEF encoded by the exons ATGGAAATTGATTATCGCACTCGTTTAACAGCAATGTTGGATGTGACACGCTTTTTATTGAAGCAGGGGTTACCTTTTCGAGGACACGATGAGTCAACTAGTTCTTCAAATAGAG AGATCACACTTGCTATAATCAATGATATTGGAGATAAATTCTTTTCTTTGATGCTTGATGAGGCTCGGGACAGTTCAGTGAAGGAGCATATGGGAGTTGTTTTGAGGTATGTGAATAAAGAAGGATGTGTGATTGAACGATTTCTTGCGGTTGTGCATGTGCCTGACACTAGTTCTCATTCTTTGAAAATGGCTATTGATACTTTATTTGTGCAACATGGTTTATCATTATCTAGATTGAGAGGCCAAGGATATGATGGAGCTTCAAATATGCGTGGCGAGTTTAATGGATTGAAATCCTTGATACTACAAGAAAATCCATTTGCAATGTATGTTCATTGTTTCTCTCATCAGCTCCAATTAGTTCTTGttgctgttgcccatgacaattTTACTATGAGTGAATTTTTTGGGTATATAACCATGATTGTGAATATATCTGGAGCATCTTGTCAGAGGAGAGATCAACTTAGAAAGATTCAACATGATAAGATAATTGCTAAATTGGAAAGTGGAGAAATTAATAgtggaaaaggaaaaaatcaagaaACTAGTTTAGCAAGACCTGGAGATACTCGTTGGGGATCACACTACTTAACATTACTTCGTTTATGCTCTATGTGGTCTTCAGTGATAGAAGTGTTAGGAAATATACATGATGATGCCTCTTATTCTGCGAATAAAGGTGTTGTCGCAGGTTTAATTGAGAATATGGAGAGTTATCAATTTGTTTTTGTGTTACATTTGATGAAGTATATATTGGGAATTACAAATGAGTTATCACTTTCCCTACAACAAGGGGATCAAAATATTGTTCAAGGCATGTCCTTGGTTAGAAGTGTGAAATGTCGACTACAAGACTTCAGGGAAGATGGATGGCAGATAATTTTGGAACAAGTTAACACATTTTGTGAATTGAATATGATTCCAATACTTGATATGGAGGACAACATGCTAACTCGTGGTCATGGTAGGCGTAGAGGGCAACTCATCACCAATTTTCATCATTATCGT GTTGTTGATTTAATTATACAAGAGATGAATAATCGGTTTTCAGAAGTTAGTACGGATTTGCTTGGTTGCATATCATGTCTTCATCCAAGAAATTCTTTCTCTCAATTTGATGTTCACAAACTCATCCATCTTGCTGATTTTTATCCCGAGGACTTCTGTGGTActgattatttatttttggaacaaCAACTTATGAGTTACTTTTATAATCTGCGGGATGATCCTTACTTTTCTTCAATTGATGACTTGGGAATTCTTGCTCAGAAATTGGTTGAGACTGAAAAACATTTGGTGTTTCCATTGGTTTATCGTATGATAGAGTTGACATTAGTTTTACCAGTTGCAACTGCTTCGGTTGAACGAGTTTTTTCTGCAATGAAGACTGTGAAGACTGATTTACGCAATAGAATGggagatgaatggatgaatgaCAGTCTA AATGCAATTGCCTCCTCTTATATCGACTCGTCGACCGTCGCAGTCGCAGACTTCTGTGCCAACCAGGAAATGAAGCTCACCTATGGAAGAAAG GTTATGGAGAATCAGTCGAGTATTAAGTGGGACAATGGAAAGACTCTCGAGTTCTAG
- the LOC122045113 gene encoding E3 ubiquitin-protein ligase RHF2A-like: MEAASEMENHLSSASAFVEGGIQDACDDACSICLESFCSDPSTVTGCKHEFHLQCILEWCQRSSHCPMCWQTVSLKDPASQELLEAVEHERSTRHNRAQTATIFHHPALGDSDLQHLPVVGSDAELEERIFQHLAAAVAMGRAHHIATSEGRVGSGSHNRSQYSVFSTNSNAPSVVSAPAVSALGRENESVHVIMDADPSPPTPSPGGVPAEAANGFTAQATQFPLLTSGTNSLSNPRTPIRHSSPFSRERPGPSESQPISENLKSRWNAVSMRYKESIVKNTRGWRERLLSRSGSMADIGSGVRREVRAGIATVTRMMERLDTREGRTSSTSAPPSAEVDAVMEPSNADNMDLNANRVGTHGNTSSSSTHWVATSGPK, translated from the exons ATGGAGGCTGCTTCAGAGATGGAGAACCACTTGTCGTCAGCTTCAGCTTTTGTGGAAGGAGGCATCCAGGATGCCTGTGATGATGCTTGCAGCATCTGTTTAGAATCCTTTTGCAGTGATCCTTCCACT GTTACTGGTTGCAAGCATGAGTTCCATCTACAATGCATTCTTGAATG GTGCCAGAGAAGCTCTCATTGCCCTATGTGTTGGCAGACTGTTAGTTTGAAAGATCCAGCCAG CCAAGAACTACTAGAGGCTGTAGAGCACGAAAGGAGCACTAGACATAACCGCGCACAAACTGCTACCATTTTTCATCATCCTGCTCTTGGTGATTCGGATTTGCAGCAT CTGCCAGTTGTTGGAAGTGATGCTGAACTTGAAGAGCGCATTTTTCAGCACTTAGCTGCTGCTGTTGCCATGGGAAGAGCACATCACATTGCCACAAGCGAGGGACGAGTTGGATCAGGATCTCACAACCGGTCACAATATTCAGTGTTCTCTACGAATTCAAATGCCCCATCTGTGGTCTCTGCACCTGCTGTTTCTGCTTTAGGAAGGGAAAATGAATCAGTTCATGTGATAATGGATGCTGATCCATCACCTCCAACACCTAGTCCAGGAGGTGTACCTGCTGAAGCAGCCAATGGTTTCACAGCTCAGGCTACCCAGTTTCCTTTACTGACATCAGGGACCAATAGTCTTTCAAATCCCAG GACACCCATCCGGCATTCTTCTCCGTTTAGTCGAGAAAGACCAGGGCCCTCCGAGTCGCAGCCCATTTCAGAAAATCTGAAATCTCGCTGGAATGCTGTTTCGATGAG ATACAAGGAATCTATAGTTAAGAATACTCGGGGATGGAGGGAGCGGCTACTTTCACGTAGTGGTTCCATGGCAGATATTGGTTCTGGAGTCAGAAGAGAAGTGCGTGCTGGAATTGCCACCGTAACACGAATGATGGAGCGGTTGGACACAAGAGAAGGAAGAACATCGAGTACTTCTGCTCCACCAAGCGCTGAAGTAGATGCAGTCATGGAACCGAGCAATGCGGATAATATGGATCTTAATGCCAATCGAGTTGGCACTCATGGGAACACTAGCAGTTCATCAACTCATTGGGTAGCAACTTCAGGTCCCAAGTAG
- the LOC122045114 gene encoding myosin-binding protein 7-like produces the protein MDFGPGYGGGGGEGFSVGVFSPGRHRSLRRKRDARAADAHLVSCVGTDGDDLGAGASVARVEIGNEAEALREALLSHQQSIQKLQEELEEERSAAASAAQEAMSMIVRLQHEKAEAIMETRQFKRVTEENLKHNQEEIATLEDLLFKREQEMQALSCEVQAYRHRILSYGFSLDGDAPPSEPQTPDTATSAFAIPQIEFPQEYQYPSIKCVGDAGAEIDKYLPGETPREHLQKLEQRIFQLERTPSSRFGSAIDKGIIVRHSPRARPRHLRNLSYGSHGSVLEFNKGDEFPTSLDALSDYEEMNDRVYTVDAVHGASDDYVTTPRELQTRRSRMGEVVEEGEISKLEMRLQELEADREYMRQALISMGADKAQMMILKEIAQKMCKEGTIDNRIIKQSSTSRRFPFMSIIKDVFSCFVFWKKSSQAKYTFGITAGVGLLLFLGKSCHMRQRKIL, from the exons ATGGATTTCGGTCCGGgctatggtggaggtggaggggaAGGATTCTCCGTCGGGGTTTTCTCTCCTGGACGACATCGGTCTCTGAGGCGAAAGCGGGACGCCAGGGCAGCCGATGCCCATTTGGTATCCTGCGTCGGCACCGATGGGGACGATCTCGGAGCTGGCGCTAGCGTTGCCAGAGTCGAGATCGGGAACGAGGCGGAAGCCCTACGCGAGGCCCTCCTCAGCCACCAGCAATCGATCCAGAAGCTACAAGAGGAGCTGGAAGAGGAGCGGAGCGCCGCTGCGTCCGCTGCGCAAGAGGCCATGTCAATGATTGTCCGGCTACAGCACGAGAAGGCGGAGGCCATCATGGAGACTCGCCAGTTCAAGCGCGTCACCGAGGAGAATCTGAAGCACAACCAGGAGGAGATCGCGACGCTTGAGGACCTTCTCTTCAAGCGCGAACAAGAAATGCAAGCCCTCTCCTGTGAGGTCCAGGCTTACCGTCACCGCATCCTCAGCTACGGCTTTAGCCTCGACGGAGATGCCCCTCCCTCTGAACCGCAAACACCTGACACGGCGACCTCCGCCTTCGCCATCCCCCAAATCGAGTTCCCGCAGGAGTATCAATATCCTTCGATAAAGTGTGTCGGGGACGCTGGTGCCGAAATCGACAAGTACCTCCCTGGTGAAACTCCACGTGAACACCTCCAGAAGCTGGAGCAGCGAATTTTCCAGCTCGAGCGGACGCCAAGTAGCAGATTTGGGAGCGCCATCGACAAGGGAATCATCGTGAGGCATTCTCCCCGAGCTCGGCCTAGGCATCTCAGAAATCTTTCCTACGGAAGCCATGGATCTGTCCTCGAATTCAACAAGGGGGATGAGTTCCCGACATCGTTAGATGCTCTATCAGATTACGAGGAGATGAATGACAGAGTGTATACAGTGGATGCTGTGCATGGAGCCAGTGATGACTATGTTACCACACCAAGGGAGCTACAGACTAGGAGATCCCGAATGGGTGAAGTGGTCGAGGAAGGAGAAATTTCTAAGCTTGAGATGCGTCTGCAGGAGCTTGAAGCTGATAGAGAGTATATGAGACAGGCATTGATTTCCATGGGTGCAGATAAGGCGCAGATGATGATATTGAAAGAAATTGCTCAGAAGATGTGCAAGGAAGGAACCATTGACAATAGAATCATAAAGCAATCATCTACCTCGCGGAGGTTTCCTTTCATGTCGATCATCAAG GATGTATTTTCATGTTTTGTATTCTGGAAGAAATCATCTCAAGCCAA GTATACTTTTGGGATAACAGCCGGTGTTGGCTTACTCCTGTTCTTAGGCAAGTCATGTCACATGAGGCAAAGGAAGATCCTCTAA
- the LOC122045115 gene encoding stem-specific protein TSJT1-like, with product MLAVFNPTVAKVPEGLKSPEAAGGEGGRRVVDHFAAERKGAVVVGLGLAGTLAYTSENQNPLLPRLFAVADDVFCMFQGHLENLTLLKQQYGLGKIANEVIIVIEAYKTLRDRGPFPASQVLRDLSGKFAFVLFDSSSNSAFIAGDAHESVPFFWGADAEDHLIVSDDIGIIKKGCGKSFAPFPKGCFFTTSGGLKSFEHPLHELKPVPRVDSDGNFCGSDYKVDDKAKKESGIPRVGSAADWSSQF from the exons ATGCTGGCTGTGTTCAATCCGACTGTGGCGAAGGTGCCGGAGGGGCTGAAGAGCCCGGAGGCAGCGGGCGGGGAGGGCGGCCGCCGAGTGGTGGATCACTTCGCGGCGGAGCGGAAGGGAGCGGTGGTCGTCGGCCTCGGCTTGGCCGGCACTTTGGCTTACACGTCGGAGAACCAGAACCCTCTCCTTCCGAG ATTATTCGCTGTGGCAGATGATGTATTTTGCATGTTCCAAGGGCATCTCGAGAATCTGACTTTGCTGAAACAACAGTATGGTTTAGGCAAGATTGCTAATGAAGTAATCATTGTAATTGAAGCCTATAAAACATTGAGAGATAGAGGGCCATTCCCTGCTAGCCAAGTTTTGAGAGACCTCAGTGGAAAATTTGCTTTTGTTCTGTTTGATAGCTCATCAAATTCTGCCTTCATTGCTGGT GATGCTCACGAGAGTGTTCCCTTCTTCTGGGGAGCCGATGCCGAAGATCATCTTATAGTATCTGATGACATAGGTATCATCAAAAAGGGTTGCGGGAAATCATTCGCCCCTTTCCCTAAAG GCTGCTTCTTCACTACATCTGGAGGATTGAAGAGCTTTGAACATCCTCTCCATGAGCTGAAGCCAGTGCCAAGGGTCGACAGTGATGGCAATTTCTGTGGTTCTGACTACAAGGTCGACGACAAGGCGAAGAAGGAATCAGGGATTCCCAGAGTCGGTAGCGCTGCAGATTGGTCGTCCCAATTTTGA
- the LOC122045116 gene encoding peptidyl-prolyl cis-trans isomerase CYP38, chloroplastic-like, which yields MLKAARPDLNRSRLVLTPGTALSYMSTCNWPLFLPGGQTLSTFFFLRKTQMPTSFSPSNPISPLVSKLSIPLMAAALLSSQCRPSLARSTSTLAAGVARRRARLAFRCSASRFPRFDLGGEQNENSCRIKECAISLALAIGLVTGVPIVTSPAHASPVSPVLPDLSVLISGPPIKDPGVLLRNALPIDNKAIREVQKPLEDITDSLKISGVRALDTAERNVRQASRALEQGKALILKGVSETKKDNGKELLEKLAVGMKELEGIIQQRDREAVAPKQKELLQYVGSIEEDMVDGFPFEIPDEYSNLPLLKGRATVDMKVKVKDNPNVQDCVFRIVLDGYNAPVTAGNFVDLVERHFYDGMEIQRADGFVVQTGDPEGPAEGFIDPSTEKLRTIPLEIMVIGDKAPIYGETLEELGRYKAQTCLPFNAFGTMAMARAEFDNNSGSSQVFWLLKESELTPSNANILDGRYAVFGYTTENEDFLADLKVGDVIESIQVVSGLENLVNPSYK from the exons ATGCTGAAAGCGGCCAGACCAGACCTGAACCGTTCTCGGCTCGTTTTGACACCTGGAACAGCCTTATCTTACATGTCTACATGCAATTGGCCGCTGTTCCTTCCCGGTGGTCAAACACTatccaccttcttcttcctccgcaAGACGCAGATGCCGACCTCGTTTTCGCCTTCTAATCCCATTTCGCCTCTCGTGTCAAAGCTCAGCATCCCCTTAATGGCCGCCGCCCTCCTCTCTTCCCAGTGTCGCCCCTCTCTGGCACGCTCGACGTCGACCCTCGCCGCTGGTGTCGCTCGGAGGCGCGCCCGCCTCGCTTTTCGCTGCTCCGCCTCTAGGTTTCCCCGGTTTGACCTAGGCGGCGAACAG AATGAAAATTCATGTCGCATAAAAGAATGTGCAATATCTTTGGCACTGGCAATTGGATTGGTAACTGGTGTTCCCATAGTAACCTCTCCAGCCCATGCTTCCCCTGTAAGTCCAGTGTTGCCTGATCTGTCTGTGCTGATATCTGGTCCACCTATCAAAGATCCCGGTGTCTTGTTGCGAAATGCATTGCCTATTGATAATAAGGCAATCAGGGAGGTTCAGAAACCGCTTGAGGATATCACAGATAGTCTCAAGATTTCTGGCGTTAGGGCATTGGACACGGCTGAGCGA AATGTGAGACAAGCTTCTCGTGCTCTAGAACAAGGGAAGGCTTTGATTCTAAAAGGTGTATCTGAAACAAAGAAAGACAATGGGAAGGAATTGCTTGAAAAGCTGGCTGTTGGGATGAAAGAGCTTGAAGGCATTATCCAGCAAAGAGATAGGGAGGCAGTGGCCCCAAAACAGAAGGAACTCTTACAATATGTTGGAAG TATTGAAGAGGATATGGTGGATGGTTTCCCCTTCGAGATTCCAGACGAGTACAGTAATTTGCCTCTTTTAAAAGGAAGAGCAACTGTGGATATGAAGGTTAAAGTTAAGGACAATCCCAACGTCCAAGATTGCGTGTTCCGCATAGTGCTTGATGGGTACAATGCCCCAGTTACAGCTGGAAACTTCGTAGACTTAGTTGAAAGGCATTTCTATGATGGCATGGAAATCCAAAGAG CGGATGGCTTTGTTGTACAAACTGGGGACCCTGAAGGACCTGCAGAAGGTTTTATTGACCCTAGTACAGAGAAATTGCGCACTATACCGCTTGAAATCATGGTTATCGGTGACAAGGCTCCAATCTATGGTGAAACTCTTGAA GAACTTGGAAGATACAAAGCTCAGACATGCCTACCCTTCAATGCATTCGGTACGATGGCAATGGCTCGAGCT GAATTTGACAACAACTCTGGCTCAAGCCAAGTCTTCTGGCTTCTAAAAGAAAGTGAGCTAACACCTAGCAATGCTAATATATTGGATGGCCGGTATGCTGTCTTCGGATACACTACAGAGAACGAAGATTTCTTGGCCGACCTCAAGGTTGGCGACGTCATTGAGTCGATCCAAGTTGTTTCTGGCCTTGAAAATCTTGTCAACCCAAGTTACAAGTAG